One region of Bdellovibrio bacteriovorus genomic DNA includes:
- a CDS encoding winged helix-turn-helix domain-containing protein produces the protein MNQLDRAFELGKLYCDRGEFSPAVEHLQEASKGYFAEKNFSQYLKCLNLLLRIFAEREQFEEINSTKEKLQDLVLKEGFELNSKTYYTLAVCASYKGQLETAMDYLQKALAIGLASDNKEDICHAIFGLAMVYSHPATARHSDALKEIYNLQVFFQVYQMPDLQASSLFLNADILKQMKKYDEAIEVLWKAYDIVKETRNVVMSNYLMGGLADAYFEIGDKDMARTYITLAQKSVDAENHRRLGRMVKALAEKIGGETQTNFDLIFDEPNHSVIEKKLGRIDFKNQFILLDLLRLFVQNQGHIYSKEFLVENVWKQPYDPAIHDNKIYVTIKRLRKLIEPDYEKPKYIFRAKNGYYMNKAARVHFEH, from the coding sequence ATGAACCAACTAGATCGTGCCTTTGAGCTCGGCAAGTTATACTGTGATCGCGGAGAGTTTTCTCCGGCGGTGGAGCATCTTCAAGAGGCTTCCAAAGGATACTTTGCTGAGAAAAATTTCTCTCAATACTTAAAGTGCCTTAATTTGCTTTTGCGTATCTTCGCTGAGCGCGAGCAATTTGAAGAAATCAATTCAACAAAAGAAAAACTTCAAGATCTAGTTCTTAAAGAAGGCTTCGAACTTAACTCCAAAACATACTACACACTCGCAGTGTGCGCTTCTTATAAGGGTCAACTAGAGACAGCGATGGACTATTTGCAAAAAGCATTAGCTATCGGTCTTGCTTCCGACAATAAAGAAGACATCTGTCACGCGATCTTCGGTCTTGCGATGGTTTATTCTCATCCGGCGACCGCTCGTCACTCTGATGCGCTTAAAGAAATCTACAATCTTCAAGTGTTCTTCCAAGTGTATCAAATGCCGGATCTTCAGGCGTCTTCACTTTTCTTGAACGCGGACATCTTAAAGCAAATGAAAAAGTACGACGAAGCTATCGAAGTACTTTGGAAAGCTTATGACATCGTTAAGGAAACTCGCAATGTCGTGATGTCGAACTACCTCATGGGTGGTTTGGCTGATGCGTACTTCGAGATCGGCGATAAGGATATGGCAAGAACATATATCACTCTTGCTCAGAAATCCGTCGATGCCGAAAATCACCGTCGCTTGGGCCGTATGGTGAAAGCTTTGGCGGAAAAAATCGGCGGTGAGACACAAACTAACTTCGATCTTATTTTCGATGAACCAAACCACTCAGTTATTGAGAAAAAGTTGGGACGCATCGATTTCAAAAACCAATTCATTCTTTTGGATCTTTTGCGTCTGTTTGTTCAGAATCAAGGTCACATTTATTCAAAAGAATTCTTGGTTGAAAACGTATGGAAGCAACCGTACGATCCTGCAATCCATGACAATAAAATTTACGTCACGATCAAACGTCTGCGTAAATTAATTGAACCGGATTACGAGAAACCAAAATATATTTTTAGAGCCAAAAATGGATATTACATGAATAAAGCGGCTCGAGTTCATTTCGAGCACTAG
- a CDS encoding SUMF1/EgtB/PvdO family nonheme iron enzyme has product MKTARLCLLALTLTTFLSACSSSSDDNTSPTDNSSTVKPPVTSPSPSPSPSPSPNPSPTDPSTPTPEEPTPIPSPAPRPTPEEPTPTPAPQPVPRPVPAPEPEPNPAPNPSPLPSPSPAPEPTPAPSPEPSPGPVPTPQPSPEPAPEPTPTPSPSPSPQPAPEPSPAPSPTPVPEPSPAPQPEPTPAPPVGTTCPVNYEYVNANAIVGTSAFCLAKFEMKNVNSIAKTQAAGKPWLAGKATATAACAALGSQYRLPTNAEWNAAALEIYNNAANWSGNAHKTGRLYTGFYSGWTEPIEISDITNPYSGTGKNSGSERRTFVLASGNVIWDFAGNAWEWVSDTIYGNAYTPDLSSPYGRSYRNNNWDVKPGSKQLFDFTGMTSVPKQDVYLGNLFGGSNGKVIRGGAVCIHSPGTTGIFTANIGDITADDLQAPASWNLRMNNVGFRCVTTPQ; this is encoded by the coding sequence ATGAAGACGGCTCGCTTGTGTCTGCTTGCGCTCACGCTAACAACTTTTCTTTCGGCGTGTTCGTCTTCTTCAGATGATAACACTTCTCCCACGGATAATTCTTCAACGGTGAAACCTCCAGTGACTTCACCTTCACCTTCGCCGTCGCCTTCTCCTTCTCCGAATCCTTCGCCAACGGATCCGAGCACTCCAACGCCGGAAGAGCCAACACCTATTCCAAGCCCAGCTCCAAGGCCGACTCCAGAAGAACCGACACCGACACCTGCACCACAGCCGGTGCCAAGGCCTGTACCAGCGCCAGAGCCAGAACCAAATCCTGCGCCGAACCCTTCGCCGTTGCCATCACCATCTCCAGCGCCAGAGCCTACACCTGCTCCGTCACCAGAACCTAGCCCAGGGCCGGTTCCAACGCCTCAGCCTTCGCCAGAGCCGGCTCCAGAACCGACGCCCACTCCGTCGCCAAGCCCTTCTCCGCAACCAGCACCGGAGCCGAGTCCTGCGCCATCACCAACACCAGTTCCGGAACCAAGTCCTGCTCCACAACCAGAGCCAACTCCAGCACCTCCGGTGGGAACGACCTGTCCTGTGAATTATGAGTACGTCAATGCGAACGCCATCGTTGGAACAAGTGCTTTCTGTCTAGCGAAGTTTGAAATGAAAAATGTGAACTCGATCGCGAAGACTCAAGCTGCGGGCAAACCTTGGCTTGCTGGAAAAGCGACGGCGACCGCGGCTTGTGCTGCTTTGGGATCCCAATATCGTTTGCCGACAAATGCAGAATGGAATGCGGCGGCCTTAGAAATTTATAACAACGCTGCCAACTGGTCGGGAAATGCGCACAAGACAGGAAGACTTTATACCGGATTTTATTCAGGCTGGACTGAGCCGATCGAAATTTCTGATATAACAAATCCATATTCGGGCACTGGAAAAAACAGCGGCTCGGAAAGAAGAACTTTTGTTCTTGCGAGTGGAAATGTGATTTGGGATTTTGCAGGGAATGCGTGGGAGTGGGTCAGCGATACAATCTATGGCAACGCGTACACGCCGGACCTTTCTAGTCCTTACGGACGCAGTTATCGCAATAATAACTGGGACGTAAAACCTGGCTCAAAACAACTCTTCGACTTTACAGGAATGACATCGGTGCCGAAACAAGATGTTTACCTCGGTAATCTTTTTGGTGGAAGCAACGGAAAGGTCATTCGCGGAGGAGCTGTGTGTATTCATTCTCCGGGAACAACGGGCATCTTTACAGCGAATATCGGTGATATCACTGCCGATGACTTGCAAGCACCCGCTTCATGGAATCTACGCATGAATAACGTAGGCTTCCGCTGCGTGACCACCCCTCAATAA
- the lon gene encoding endopeptidase La — MSEGKVQQLPLLPLRDLIIFPHMMMPLFVGREKSINALEEAMSKQTDIVLAAQKDAKTNNPEPKDIFAIGTVGTIIQLLRLPDGTVKVLVEGKRRVKIKNFVNNDNFFMVSCEALDEDSTNIVEAQALVRSVKSTFETYVKLNKRIPPEILMRVSTIENPGELADIIVAQLNLKLEDKQAVLEIIDPSKRLEHLLNLMTGEIEILEVEKKIRTRVKKQMERSQKEYYLNEQMQAIQKELGEKDDYQAELQDLEVKTKAKKMSQEAKDKVMKEIKKLKMMSPMSAEATVVRNYIDWVLSLPWYDYNEEKHDLKNAQRILDDDHWGLEKVKDRILEYLAVLSISKDMKGPILCLAGPPGVGKTSLARSIAESLNRPFARISLGGVRDEAEIRGHRKTYVGAMPGKILQALRKVDKGNPLVLLDEIDKMANDFRGDPAAAMLEVLDPEQNNNFQDHYLELEYDLSKVMFIATANSLHTIPRPLLDRMEIINLEGYIEQEKFHIAKNYLVPKQLENHGLKNYKVTIKDETIRDIIRYYTKEAGVRNLERQMANVCRKVAKEIVMGETVENFKAEGAKAAKKGSAKKASKTTEKSATNNKNGGYVVTPQKLVDLLGPHKFKFGVIETENEIGLTNGMAWTEVGGDLLAVEVSVVPGKGKFTVTGQLGDVMKESCSAAMSYVRSRGPLFGLDKEYFSNIDVHIHLPEGAVPKDGPSAGIALTTSIVSAIMKVPVKRTVAMTGEISLRGRVMAIGGLKEKILAAHRGGIKIIICPKENEKDLKDIPKEVMKDLKVILVDHVDQVLINALDIKTPKELFKVQKETEFGIKAQYTGQSVHHHH; from the coding sequence ATGAGCGAGGGAAAAGTTCAACAACTACCACTTTTGCCCCTAAGAGACCTCATCATTTTTCCGCATATGATGATGCCTTTGTTTGTCGGTCGCGAAAAGAGTATCAATGCTCTTGAAGAAGCGATGAGCAAACAAACTGACATCGTTCTAGCGGCACAAAAAGATGCTAAGACGAACAATCCCGAGCCCAAAGATATCTTTGCAATCGGTACAGTCGGTACAATCATCCAATTACTTCGTTTGCCAGATGGAACTGTAAAAGTTCTTGTTGAAGGTAAACGTCGTGTAAAGATTAAGAATTTCGTAAACAACGACAACTTCTTCATGGTTTCTTGTGAAGCCCTGGATGAAGATTCTACGAACATCGTAGAAGCCCAAGCTCTTGTTCGCTCCGTAAAATCGACTTTCGAAACTTACGTGAAGCTGAATAAGCGCATCCCACCAGAAATCTTGATGCGTGTATCAACGATCGAGAATCCAGGTGAGTTGGCAGATATCATCGTTGCTCAATTGAACTTGAAACTAGAAGACAAGCAAGCCGTTCTAGAGATCATTGATCCTTCAAAACGTCTTGAGCACTTGTTGAATCTAATGACAGGTGAAATCGAGATCCTTGAAGTAGAGAAAAAGATCCGCACTCGCGTGAAGAAACAAATGGAGCGCTCTCAAAAAGAGTACTATTTGAATGAACAAATGCAGGCGATCCAAAAAGAACTTGGTGAAAAAGACGATTACCAAGCAGAGCTTCAGGATTTAGAAGTAAAAACTAAAGCTAAGAAAATGTCTCAAGAAGCCAAAGACAAGGTCATGAAAGAGATTAAAAAGCTCAAAATGATGTCGCCTATGTCTGCGGAAGCCACAGTCGTTCGTAACTACATCGACTGGGTTCTTTCTCTTCCATGGTATGACTACAATGAAGAGAAACATGATCTTAAGAATGCTCAACGCATCCTTGATGACGATCACTGGGGCTTGGAAAAAGTTAAAGACCGTATCCTTGAATACCTAGCCGTTCTTTCGATTTCGAAAGACATGAAGGGTCCAATCCTTTGTTTGGCAGGTCCTCCAGGGGTTGGTAAGACATCTCTTGCAAGATCGATTGCAGAGTCTTTGAATCGTCCATTTGCGCGTATCTCTTTGGGTGGCGTGCGTGACGAAGCAGAGATCCGCGGTCACAGAAAAACTTACGTAGGTGCGATGCCAGGTAAAATCCTTCAAGCGCTTCGTAAAGTGGACAAAGGAAATCCGCTAGTATTGCTCGATGAGATCGACAAAATGGCGAATGACTTCCGTGGTGACCCAGCAGCCGCAATGCTTGAGGTTTTGGATCCTGAGCAAAACAACAACTTCCAAGATCACTACTTGGAGCTTGAATACGACCTTTCAAAAGTGATGTTTATCGCGACAGCGAACTCATTGCATACAATCCCAAGACCTCTTTTGGATCGTATGGAGATCATCAATCTTGAAGGTTACATTGAGCAGGAAAAATTCCACATCGCTAAGAACTACCTAGTTCCTAAGCAATTGGAAAACCATGGTTTGAAAAATTATAAAGTCACGATCAAAGACGAAACGATCCGCGACATCATTCGTTACTACACGAAAGAAGCCGGCGTCCGTAACTTAGAAAGACAGATGGCGAATGTGTGCCGTAAAGTCGCTAAAGAAATCGTGATGGGTGAAACTGTTGAAAACTTCAAAGCTGAAGGTGCGAAAGCCGCTAAAAAAGGCTCTGCAAAGAAAGCTTCGAAAACGACAGAAAAATCCGCTACGAACAACAAGAATGGCGGTTACGTGGTAACTCCACAAAAACTGGTCGACTTGTTGGGTCCGCACAAGTTCAAGTTCGGCGTGATCGAGACAGAAAACGAGATCGGTTTGACGAACGGTATGGCTTGGACGGAGGTGGGCGGTGACCTTCTAGCTGTCGAAGTGAGTGTGGTTCCTGGTAAAGGTAAATTCACAGTCACGGGTCAGCTAGGTGATGTGATGAAAGAATCATGTTCCGCAGCGATGAGCTACGTACGTTCAAGAGGTCCTTTGTTCGGTTTGGATAAAGAGTACTTCTCTAACATCGACGTGCACATCCATTTGCCAGAAGGCGCTGTTCCTAAAGACGGTCCTTCAGCAGGTATCGCACTGACGACTTCGATTGTTTCGGCAATCATGAAAGTTCCAGTGAAAAGAACCGTGGCAATGACGGGCGAGATTTCACTTCGCGGTCGCGTGATGGCGATTGGTGGTTTGAAAGAAAAGATCCTTGCGGCTCACCGCGGTGGCATCAAGATCATCATCTGTCCTAAAGAGAATGAAAAAGATCTTAAGGACATCCCTAAGGAAGTGATGAAAGACTTGAAAGTCATCTTGGTAGACCACGTGGACCAAGTATTGATCAACGCTTTGGACATCAAGACTCCAAAAGAACTTTTCAAAGTTCAAAAAGAGACTGAGTTCGGTATCAAAGCTCAATACACGGGCCAATCAGTTCACCATCATCACTAA
- a CDS encoding sensor histidine kinase yields the protein MTPRDSRRWFRRNSLSLKLLIATWAVSSFATLILTAFQLIMDYQRDFDKLQNNFVIIKNSYLDSMAEHLWSYDTRLLEIQLDGLSRLQGVSYLRLVADNKTIYESGKTEPTEENHKRFDIYHKNTNEILGTLDVELDVRSLRQKYFEEAFLIFIRQAAKTLVVVFCLYFIFNRILVVHIQHIADYLKGIGLRDKRSLELKRRSHKGEDELDVLVDSINQFRTERLAANEKLETLNVALEQKVTDRTRQLTTKNESLEKAMLQIKRMQATLVAQERLASLGSLTASVAHEIRNPLNFVLNFSELLTDSENLDEVKEVSRVILKHSQRIDQIVRSMQILSGYDSDVLETTDINEVVKRAYQDTVSNRALGSAYVPSKVNYRLADSIMVPVYATSLLRALTNVIDNAIHALEKKALANKNFEPELTLATAVRGDMVEIIIRDNGVGIPAILGEKIFDPFLTTKSAGEGAGLGLTVAFNIAQKHGGTLRYTSEFGQWTEFVMAIPLVHERLT from the coding sequence GTGACACCCAGAGACTCCAGACGTTGGTTCCGCAGAAATTCTCTCTCTTTAAAGCTCCTCATTGCGACATGGGCCGTGAGCTCCTTTGCCACGTTGATTCTGACGGCTTTCCAGCTGATCATGGACTACCAACGAGACTTTGATAAACTACAAAACAACTTCGTGATCATCAAAAACTCCTACCTCGACTCGATGGCAGAACACTTGTGGTCCTATGACACAAGACTGTTAGAAATCCAGCTCGATGGACTTAGCCGTTTGCAGGGGGTTAGTTACCTTCGTCTTGTGGCAGACAACAAAACAATCTACGAGTCCGGAAAAACTGAGCCCACCGAAGAAAACCATAAACGGTTTGATATCTATCACAAAAACACCAATGAGATCCTGGGTACTCTTGATGTCGAGCTTGATGTCCGCAGCTTGCGTCAAAAATATTTTGAAGAAGCGTTTTTAATCTTCATCCGTCAGGCAGCTAAAACTCTGGTGGTCGTATTCTGCTTGTACTTCATCTTCAATCGGATTCTTGTGGTTCACATCCAGCACATCGCTGATTACCTGAAAGGCATTGGCTTACGGGATAAACGCAGCCTTGAACTCAAGCGCCGTTCGCACAAAGGCGAAGACGAACTGGATGTTCTTGTCGATTCGATCAACCAATTCAGGACTGAGCGGTTGGCCGCCAACGAAAAGTTAGAAACATTGAACGTGGCTCTTGAGCAAAAAGTGACTGATCGCACTCGCCAGCTAACAACGAAAAACGAAAGCCTTGAAAAGGCCATGCTGCAAATCAAGCGCATGCAAGCGACTTTGGTAGCGCAAGAGCGCTTAGCGTCTTTGGGAAGTCTGACTGCCAGCGTGGCGCACGAAATTCGCAATCCGCTCAACTTTGTTTTAAATTTCAGTGAGCTTTTAACGGACTCTGAAAATCTGGATGAGGTCAAAGAAGTTAGCCGTGTGATTCTAAAGCACAGTCAACGTATCGATCAGATCGTACGTTCTATGCAGATTCTTTCAGGTTACGACAGTGATGTGCTGGAAACCACGGACATCAACGAAGTGGTAAAGCGGGCTTACCAAGATACTGTTTCTAATCGCGCTCTGGGTTCGGCTTATGTGCCGTCAAAGGTGAACTATCGCCTTGCCGACAGTATCATGGTGCCGGTGTATGCGACGTCTTTACTGCGCGCTTTGACGAACGTGATTGATAATGCCATTCACGCCTTGGAAAAGAAGGCTTTAGCGAACAAAAATTTCGAGCCCGAACTCACATTGGCAACTGCCGTTCGTGGGGACATGGTGGAAATCATCATTCGTGACAATGGCGTCGGTATTCCTGCCATCTTAGGTGAAAAGATTTTTGACCCATTTTTGACAACGAAGTCCGCAGGCGAAGGCGCGGGCTTGGGTCTTACTGTTGCATTTAATATTGCTCAAAAACACGGAGGCACTCTAAGATATACGAGTGAGTTTGGCCAATGGACGGAGTTCGTTATGGCCATCCCACTTGTACATGAAAGATTGACCTAA
- a CDS encoding response regulator translates to MIHIVIVDDEADTHLLYKLKFKKLFATLGELNLVSFLGAQECLEYLKRKDIPHVDLVLSDINMPGMDGFELLQKIHEMDRSIPVYMVSAYESPEYRIKADSLGASRFLSKPVDFHLLIEMLRKDLAILPS, encoded by the coding sequence ATGATTCATATCGTGATCGTGGATGATGAGGCGGATACGCACCTTCTCTACAAACTAAAATTCAAAAAACTCTTCGCGACATTAGGCGAATTGAATCTCGTGTCCTTCTTGGGTGCTCAAGAATGTTTGGAATATCTAAAGCGCAAAGACATTCCTCACGTCGACCTTGTTTTATCCGACATCAACATGCCGGGAATGGACGGTTTTGAACTGCTTCAGAAGATTCATGAAATGGATCGCTCTATTCCGGTCTATATGGTCAGCGCTTACGAGTCCCCTGAATACCGAATTAAAGCCGACAGCCTTGGAGCTTCTCGATTCTTAAGCAAACCGGTCGACTTTCATCTTCTGATTGAAATGCTTCGCAAAGACCTTGCGATTTTACCCTCTTAA
- a CDS encoding cysteine rich repeat-containing protein, which produces MKEQVIAGMLTLSLALGFIFSIEVLAQNNRTLLDPCVSDLQKYCQNAEPGGGAFLTCLDENKDKLSPECRARNKKLHEMVIELQGACNNDLLKFCDNVSAGGGRIIKCLRDHTTELSNACKVGIDNSLQNRKNLLQSQWP; this is translated from the coding sequence ATGAAGGAGCAAGTCATTGCTGGCATGCTCACTCTGTCCTTAGCTCTGGGATTTATTTTTTCCATCGAAGTATTAGCACAAAACAATCGAACACTTTTGGATCCGTGTGTATCGGACCTTCAAAAGTATTGCCAGAATGCGGAGCCGGGCGGGGGAGCTTTTTTAACATGTTTAGACGAAAACAAAGACAAACTTTCACCTGAGTGTCGTGCAAGAAATAAAAAACTGCACGAAATGGTGATAGAGCTTCAAGGGGCGTGTAACAACGACCTTTTGAAATTCTGTGATAACGTGAGTGCAGGTGGCGGTCGCATTATCAAGTGTCTGCGTGATCATACGACAGAGCTATCGAACGCCTGCAAAGTGGGTATCGATAATTCACTTCAGAACAGAAAAAATCTTTTACAAAGTCAGTGGCCATAA
- a CDS encoding YceI family protein, whose translation MKSIIIIIIALFNLPALAAIEMKSVPSQGSVQFEAIGKPSMMKIKGQAAGPSGILTLADSKVQGEMNFALETLDTGIDLRNEHMKEKYLEVKKYPQAKLIIKDLSLPSSWNPQNAKLQDHPFKGLLHLHGVEKEVEGTLSISEKLKTEARFEIKISDFKIDIPSYLGIKVADVVKVQVLINEFITREE comes from the coding sequence ATGAAATCAATCATCATCATTATAATCGCACTTTTCAATCTGCCAGCCCTGGCTGCTATCGAAATGAAGTCTGTGCCTTCTCAAGGCTCTGTTCAGTTTGAAGCCATTGGCAAGCCCAGCATGATGAAGATTAAAGGGCAGGCGGCGGGTCCTAGTGGAATTTTGACTTTAGCAGATTCAAAAGTCCAAGGAGAGATGAACTTCGCGTTAGAGACTTTAGATACTGGTATCGATCTTCGCAATGAACACATGAAGGAAAAATATCTCGAGGTTAAAAAGTATCCTCAAGCGAAGCTCATCATCAAAGATCTTTCTTTGCCCTCTTCGTGGAATCCGCAAAATGCAAAACTTCAAGATCATCCGTTCAAAGGACTCCTTCACCTGCATGGTGTGGAAAAAGAAGTGGAAGGAACTTTAAGCATTTCGGAAAAACTTAAAACCGAAGCTCGATTTGAAATTAAAATTTCTGATTTCAAGATTGATATCCCGTCTTACCTGGGAATCAAAGTGGCGGACGTCGTGAAAGTGCAGGTCCTCATCAATGAATTCATCACGCGTGAGGAGTAA
- a CDS encoding DeoR family transcriptional regulator, protein MSEITKNKTSKQRLSELFFLGHYTTILQIYKDHPLSLAEKDIPFLIGALSFLGKTLEAEEIFKTRQASFSEKEQAASLFYLGVGVARKSKYKKARRFFRENQKRFGNHDQAEISFYTYQGIAFYLYFTGQFFRSEKFATKALRLAVRAQNPHIKVLAQDLLAHTLVQTGRVYSGLELLKEAHDIALRLGNDAFASATQVSILLYEATYGHRPESIVPDLEKCLHNLKPQDSYSKSNVVLELARQKTLRGLWKDAETLLNLQAPVIFSSENRRQEIALNLRWAELAYLRGQTVLAWQYLRGANLRLDQEADKNFAIQILGLEHKILTEQNNPLALEKKKLLLELSRSFSSKINRNMISRRQWIQEKDFSEDDHIHTLLSQIGDNSGIELVHKSGYYSWYYKCLPLQKGVNYLVLGLSKNRAVTFSIDGIEVIKLADFSARILEVLRQGPLDKATLVEKVWGYEYHPLRHDSLVYAAMSTLRRNLGSKHTWIQTLDSGYQLEKNVHILQARGSINESKNSGSILLKSSSLRPVDAELNYRQLQALDYLQENRFLSTRQYKDLFKTTEITACRDLAALNKKGHVVRIGFGRATQYTLAQGDRK, encoded by the coding sequence ATGTCTGAAATTACTAAAAATAAGACATCAAAGCAGCGACTGTCAGAGCTCTTTTTTCTTGGGCACTACACTACTATTTTACAAATCTATAAAGACCACCCCCTAAGCCTCGCGGAAAAAGACATTCCGTTTCTGATCGGTGCCCTTTCGTTTCTGGGTAAGACCTTAGAGGCCGAAGAAATTTTTAAAACCCGACAAGCCAGCTTTTCAGAAAAAGAACAGGCAGCCTCATTGTTTTATTTAGGTGTGGGTGTCGCTCGTAAATCGAAATACAAAAAGGCGCGAAGATTCTTCCGTGAGAATCAAAAGCGTTTCGGCAACCACGATCAGGCAGAGATTTCTTTTTACACTTATCAAGGCATTGCGTTTTACTTGTATTTCACGGGCCAATTTTTCCGCAGCGAAAAGTTTGCCACCAAAGCCTTGCGTCTTGCCGTACGCGCACAGAATCCCCACATCAAAGTTCTAGCTCAAGATTTACTGGCGCACACTTTAGTGCAAACCGGTCGCGTTTATTCCGGTTTGGAGCTTTTGAAAGAAGCCCACGATATTGCGCTAAGACTTGGGAATGATGCTTTCGCCTCGGCCACGCAAGTTTCCATTTTACTTTATGAAGCGACATACGGCCATCGTCCCGAGTCTATAGTTCCAGATCTAGAAAAATGCCTCCACAACTTAAAACCTCAAGATAGCTATTCAAAGTCCAATGTCGTATTGGAATTAGCTCGCCAAAAAACCTTGCGAGGCCTCTGGAAAGACGCCGAAACTTTATTGAACTTGCAAGCTCCCGTTATTTTTTCGAGTGAAAACCGTCGCCAAGAAATCGCTTTAAACTTGCGCTGGGCAGAGCTGGCTTATCTTCGCGGTCAAACCGTTTTAGCCTGGCAATATTTGCGAGGAGCCAATCTTCGTTTAGATCAAGAGGCCGATAAAAATTTTGCTATTCAGATTCTAGGCCTGGAACACAAAATTCTGACAGAACAAAATAATCCTTTGGCATTGGAAAAGAAAAAGCTATTGCTTGAACTGAGCCGCTCTTTTTCAAGTAAAATAAATCGCAACATGATTTCACGCCGACAATGGATTCAGGAAAAAGATTTTTCTGAAGATGACCATATTCACACGCTTCTTTCGCAAATTGGTGATAACTCGGGCATAGAACTGGTTCACAAGTCGGGCTACTATTCGTGGTACTACAAGTGCCTTCCTTTGCAAAAAGGCGTGAACTACTTGGTTTTAGGTCTTTCTAAGAATCGTGCCGTTACGTTCTCTATAGACGGTATTGAAGTCATAAAGCTTGCGGATTTTTCTGCGCGAATACTTGAAGTTTTAAGGCAAGGTCCGCTTGATAAGGCGACGCTCGTCGAAAAAGTCTGGGGTTATGAATATCACCCTTTACGTCACGATAGTTTGGTTTACGCGGCCATGAGCACGCTTCGCCGAAACTTAGGAAGCAAACACACCTGGATTCAAACTTTGGATTCAGGCTACCAACTAGAAAAGAACGTCCACATTCTGCAAGCCCGAGGCTCGATAAATGAGTCTAAAAATTCGGGAAGCATACTTTTAAAAAGCTCTTCTTTGCGTCCTGTTGATGCAGAATTGAACTACCGCCAGCTTCAGGCTTTGGATTATTTGCAAGAAAACAGGTTCCTAAGCACGCGTCAGTACAAGGATTTATTTAAAACTACAGAAATCACGGCCTGTCGCGACCTTGCCGCTTTAAATAAAAAAGGCCATGTGGTAAGAATCGGGTTCGGTAGAGCCACCCAATACACCTTGGCTCAGGGAGATCGAAAATGA